The following is a genomic window from Streptomyces lincolnensis.
GCGATCTCGGCCACGTTGGTGGCGACGTGACCGCGTCGCTTGGCCTCGCCAAGGGCGACCCGGATCGTTCGGTGCGCGTGGTGGGCGGTGCCGGCGGAGCTCCCGGCTTCCTGCATCTTCCGGTAGAAGCGCTCCAGGTGTTCGGGCTCCAGCTTGTCGAGCTTGTGAGCGCCCAGGCCGGGCACGAGGTGTACGCGTACGTCGACCTCGTAGCCGTCGTACGTGTTCTCCGAGACGTACGGCTTGGCGATGTTCTCGACCCAGTGCTCAAGCCAGGCCTGGACCGTCCAGCTCTGACCCGGCTTCCTTAGCTTCTTCTCGTCCCGGGCCCGCTCCATGTCACGGACGGCCCTGGTCACCTCGGCCTTGGTCTTGCGCTCGATGTGGCGGCGGTCCGGCTTGCCGTCATCACGGACTCCGACCGTCACCCGGCCGTGCCACTTGCCGTCCTTGCCGAAGTAGATCGAGGAGGCCCCGTTGGGCTGACGAGTTCGCTTCTGCTCTGCCATGACGTCTCCTCTCAGGCTGCTTCGGCAGGGCGATGGCGGAGTTTGGCCACATAAGCCGGGACGGCGTCGGCCGGTACTCGCCGCAGACGGCCGACCGTGACGGACTCGATCTCTCCCGCGCGTACGAGGCGGAAGCACGTCGTACGGCCGATGCGCAGCCGCCGAGCCGTCTCTTCGACGGTCAGGAGGACCAAGGAAGGGTCAGCGGTCGCATGCACGTTGTCCACGGCTTGCGGCTCAGCCATGGGTGGGTTCTCCTTCCGTTCCGGGGGCGGGTTCGAGGGAGGCCGCTAGCCAGGTTTCGGCGGCGCTGAGGCCCGTTCCGGCGAAGACCCAGTGGGCGAGGACCAGGGTCGACGTCACTTCCGAAATTTCGGAGGTGACTGGCGCGGTGCTGGTCTCTGCTGCTTGGGCCCGGCGCCATTCGGCACGGGCGTCACGGAGCGCGCCGAGGGTCGTCGAGTAGCGGCGGGACTTGGTGGAGAAGTGGCCGCGGAAGCCGAGCATGTGAGCCCAGGCCCGTAGGCGGAGGTCTGCCAGGTCCGCCCGTGCGCCGAGGGACCAGGCTGTGCGGATCATGCGCTGGGCGTGGTCACTGATCCGGGCCTGCGCCAGCTCGGCAAGGAAGCGGATCGGGCGATCCAGGGTGCCCGTCGCCGTCTCGGCTCCTTTGGTCGCGTACTTGGCGATGTACGCCGCTACAGCGCGCTCGGTCAGCTCCTGGCCGCCATCGAAGTCGGCGGAGCGGATCGGACGTACGTCGAGCTGGCGACCGAAGACGAAGCGGTGGGACCGGCCGTCGACCTCGGGTCCGGCAATTCGCGTGGCAGTCGCGGCAGCCGGGATGGCGTCGGTGAGCACCTCGGTCGAGGCCCAGGCCGGGGGTGCCGTTTCTCCTCCCTCCGGGCCGTCGAGACGGATGACCGCGTGGAAGTGGACCGCGCCGCGCCTTTGGTACTCGGCCACCTTCGCGAAGGAGATGCGGGCGTGGTCGAGGAAGGCCCGTTGGGTGAGACCGGCGCGCTTGGCCACCTCTCGGCGCAGGTAGATCGAGAAGCGCCGCCACAGGGCACCGGCGTGCGCGTTCCAGAGCACGGCGGCTTCGTAGTCGTAGGTGTCCGGGTCAAGGGCTGTGCCCAGGGCTGGATCGTTCTCGTCATGGCGGATGCCGCAGCGGCAGTCCCGGCCGCCGTTGGGGCGGTTGTGGACCGGGCCGAAGCTCGGCGCGGTCAGTGTGGCGAAGACGCGGGGGTGGGTGGCGACCGCTTCCGAGGCACCTTTGCCGCCACGCAGTCCGGCGGTGATCAGGTGGTAGGTGTCACGGCGGTAGGTCTCGGCACAGGCGGCGCAACGGGTCGCGCGGCGGTTGTTGCAGCGGACCAGGAGCTGACCGGCGGGGAGCGTGGCGGAGTCGAGGTGGTGCAGGACATCGCCGATCTCGCCGGTCGCCTTGTTGACCGCGTACTCCGTGCGGTGGCCGTCGAGGCGGACGGGGTGAGTGCAGCCGCCCAGGCCGGAGAGTTGACGGCCCAGCTCGGGCATGGTGCCGAGGGAGGCCAACATGGAGAGTTCCGCCAGTGGGGGCGGAGTCTGCCGGGTGATGATGGGAGTTCCTTTCGGCTGTTTCGGCGGTTGGGAGGGACGGCCTCGGGGCGGCGGGATGCTTGGCGGCGTTGTTGCCGCCCCGGCGGCCGGTCAGCGCCTGTTGGCGCCGTTGAGGAGCGAGCGCAGGACCACGGCGGCGACGGCCACGGACACGGCCGTGATGGCGACGGCCGCCAGGAGCGCGGTCAGGACGACACCCACGACGACCACGCCGGCGACAACACCCACGTAGGGCGTCAGCGACTGGCCGGTCGAGGGCATCGGGGTGTGCGTCTGCTGCGGGACGACGGGGGTTGTCGGCAGCGTGGGGACGTCGGGGAGCTTGGGGCGGAACATGGCTGACCTCCTTGTCACTTGTCGGTGCCGTTGACCACGCCGACCCCGGAACGGGTGCCGGACTCGATGGCGGGGGCGAGGACGGTGTGCGAGAGCCAAAAGCCGAACAGGGCGATCACTACGGCGACCCAGAGGCGTATGCCGAGGAACTTGATCGCGGCCCAGGCGATGACGCCCAGGACGAAGACGAGCGGGAACGAGACGGTCACAGACCCTCCTCAGCGGGCGGCGCAGCGGTGGGTACGCGCGGCCAGCTCGGCGGCGGCGCGGCTGTCGTAGTCCGTGGAGAAGCCGCAGCGCGGAGCGGTGCAGGCGGCGGTGTGCTTCTCCCGACCCCGGCCGTCGTAGGACGTGCCGACCTGGACGGGGCCGATGCGGACGACTCGGCGGAAGCGGCGGTTGGCGGGCATCAGTCGATCTCCTTTGTCTCGCCCGTGAAGTCGGTGACGTGGTCGGCCAGCCAGCGCAAGATCTCGTCGCCCTCGTAGTTGTCGGCGGCGAGGATCACCGGCTCGGCGATCAGCACGGCTTCGGTGAGGCGGTTCTGTCGGGTCAGCTCGGCGGCGCGTTTCAGCGCGCGGAGCGTGGACGGGCGCATCGGGAAAGTTCCTCCGGGGTCAGGCGAGTTGGGCGGCGATGGCTTCGGCGAGCGGTAGCGGGACTCCGAGCCGGGCACGAAGCGTTGGAGTGTCGATGGGAGCTCCGGTCCGGGCGCGGTGGTCGTCGGCGACCTTGCGCGCGTGGGCGACCAGGGCGGGCGGGACGGTGGTTGCCGGAGGCGGAGTTGACTCCGGTGCAGCGGCGGGCAGTTGGGGCGCCGAGGCGGGAGCCGGAGCCTCATCCTGGGCAGTCGGGTTCTTGTCCGGGACCGGTGCGGCTTCCGGCTCCGGAGATCCGTGCACGAGCAGCGTTCCGCCGAGAAAGGCGACGGCCGGCCATCCGGCGACGAGGATGCGCAGCCAGGCCGGTACAGCGCCCAGGTCAAGCAGCCCGGCCGTGGCGACGTTCGCCCCGAGCGACGCGATCAGCGCGACGAGGAACCAGCACCAGGCAGCCGTCTTGGCCCCGCCGGAGCGGAGCCTCCGCCACGCGGCCACCAGGAGCAGATCCACGCTGACTGGGTAAGCCCACGCCTTCCAGCCACCCTGTCCGGCAGCAGCGGCCAGGTCGTGCAGGTGGGCGAAGGACAGGGCTCCGGCGATGACGGCCTGGACCAGGACCGCGTCCACACGGACGGTGGAGCGGGCCATCAGGACGCCGTGCCGGGGTAGTCCGGGCCGTCTTCGGGGTCGTAGCCGGACGGGAAGACACCGGGCGGCGGTTCAGGCAGAGACGCCGCGAGCGACGGGCCGAGAGCCTCGACGAAGTCTTGGTCAGCACCGATCACGTCGGCGTACAGGGCAAGTTGGCCGAGCAGCAGGACGGTGCGGGCGAAATCCTCGCAGTCGGGGCACATGAAGACCGCTCTCCCTTCTTCGGGCATGGAGGGGGTAGGGACTTGGCGCAGAGCGACGCGCCGGCCGTTGGATCGGGGCT
Proteins encoded in this region:
- a CDS encoding excisionase family DNA-binding protein, yielding MAEPQAVDNVHATADPSLVLLTVEETARRLRIGRTTCFRLVRAGEIESVTVGRLRRVPADAVPAYVAKLRHRPAEAA
- a CDS encoding replication initiator, with protein sequence MLASLGTMPELGRQLSGLGGCTHPVRLDGHRTEYAVNKATGEIGDVLHHLDSATLPAGQLLVRCNNRRATRCAACAETYRRDTYHLITAGLRGGKGASEAVATHPRVFATLTAPSFGPVHNRPNGGRDCRCGIRHDENDPALGTALDPDTYDYEAAVLWNAHAGALWRRFSIYLRREVAKRAGLTQRAFLDHARISFAKVAEYQRRGAVHFHAVIRLDGPEGGETAPPAWASTEVLTDAIPAAATATRIAGPEVDGRSHRFVFGRQLDVRPIRSADFDGGQELTERAVAAYIAKYATKGAETATGTLDRPIRFLAELAQARISDHAQRMIRTAWSLGARADLADLRLRAWAHMLGFRGHFSTKSRRYSTTLGALRDARAEWRRAQAAETSTAPVTSEISEVTSTLVLAHWVFAGTGLSAAETWLAASLEPAPGTEGEPTHG
- a CDS encoding SpdD protein; this translates as MFRPKLPDVPTLPTTPVVPQQTHTPMPSTGQSLTPYVGVVAGVVVVGVVLTALLAAVAITAVSVAVAAVVLRSLLNGANRR
- a CDS encoding mobile element transfer protein; protein product: MPANRRFRRVVRIGPVQVGTSYDGRGREKHTAACTAPRCGFSTDYDSRAAAELAARTHRCAAR
- a CDS encoding DUF2637 domain-containing protein, whose amino-acid sequence is MARSTVRVDAVLVQAVIAGALSFAHLHDLAAAAGQGGWKAWAYPVSVDLLLVAAWRRLRSGGAKTAAWCWFLVALIASLGANVATAGLLDLGAVPAWLRILVAGWPAVAFLGGTLLVHGSPEPEAAPVPDKNPTAQDEAPAPASAPQLPAAAPESTPPPATTVPPALVAHARKVADDHRARTGAPIDTPTLRARLGVPLPLAEAIAAQLA